A genomic window from Henningerozyma blattae CBS 6284 chromosome 3, complete genome includes:
- the TPO5 gene encoding Tpo5p (similar to Saccharomyces cerevisiae TPO5 (YKL174C); ancestral locus Anc_1.173) translates to MVQDYRPLPVPESLRDINIPKPDEIFDNLYTIFHDDAETEGPQEVEHFNYHQDLDKSLLSRGSVMGLGFGLMSPVLGMCTSMAIGLMNGGPATIMWGFLISGIMVWFCSLSLGEIVSKFPMELHVSSAMLAPKKLKLICSWYTGWLTLIGNWTMSTSITFAGAQLTISLILMANNDLISETNLIFFTVIVFYLVVTIVGIVNLKLARFIEIINKVCVYWIIYAILFIDILLLFFHSGKYRSLKFALFHFDNSLSGYANCFVSFIIGFQQSNFTLQGFSMLPALADEVKEAERDIPRAMSASVLISTVSGFIFLLPIMLILPDNTNLFADHKILPIVSIFTQSTHSTFVSFFLVLMILGNLFFSGIGSITTSSRVVYSFSRDHAIPKHEFWTYVDPQSVSKVPKYSVLLSMAVSYLLGILALFSTAAFNAFIGAAVLCLCSATVLPLVLVLFTRRRILRNAPIKIHYKLGWIVNITSIVWLLLSMGSVCLPSQVPVTVRTMNYALIVYVACLIAITILYFRWGKYHFTLPLVDEDYKNLTSIMESATSSNFPTNFAFSKKNDDQTSTPETVFDADVELEMGMSSSRNSISKEPLDSYDVTTGGLSMPTLIRSTSPHVDTNIFDSTDEFDLGTSPRSATMSTKEILGDQQRDNPFDERQQS, encoded by the coding sequence ATGGTTCAAGATTATAGACCCTTACCAGTTCCAGAATCATTACGTGATATCAATATTCCAAAACcagatgaaatatttgataatctATATACCATTTTCCATGATGATGCAGAAACTGAAGGACCTCAAGAAGTGGAGCATTTTAACTATCATCAAGATTTAGATAAAAGTTTATTGTCACGAGGCTCTGTCATGGGGCTAGGGTTTGGTTTAATGAGCCCTGTTTTAGGGATGTGCACTAGTATGGCTATTGGTTTGATGAATGGTGGACCTGCTACAATCATGTGGGGATTCTTAATATCCGGTATTATGGTATGGTTTTGTTCTTTATCTCTGGGTGaaattgtttcaaaatTCCCCATGGAACTTCATGTGAGTAGTGCTATGCTAGCAccaaagaaattaaagttaattTGCTCATGGTATACAGGTTGGTTAACATTAATTGGTAATTGGACTATGAGCACAAGTATCACATTTGCAGGTGCACAATTAACGATTTCCTTAATATTGATGGCCAATAATGATCTAATTTCAGaaacaaatttaatattcttcacagttatagtattttatttggtaGTAACCATAGTCGGTATTGTTAACTTAAAATTGGCaagatttattgaaattataaataaagtCTGTGTCTATTGGATTATATATGCCATTTTATTTATCgatattcttttattatttttccattCTGGAAAATATAGATCATTAAAATTCGCCTTATTTCACTTCGATAATAGTTTATCTGGATATGCTAATTGTTTTGTTTCCTTTATTATAGGTTTTCAGCAATCTAATTTTACACTACAAGGGTTTAGTATGTTACCTGCATTGGCAGATGAAGTTAAAGAAGCAGAACGAGATATCCCCAGAGCAATGTCAGCTTCAGTTTTAATTTCTACTGTTTCTggttttatatttttattaccaATTATGTTAATTTTACCAGATAATACTAATTTATTTGCAGATCATAAAATTCTGCCCATTGTTAGTATTTTCACACAATCTACACATTCCAcctttgtttcttttttcttagtCTTAATGATACTGGGCAACTTATTTTTCTCTGGGATTGGTTCCATAACAACTTCATCTCGTGTGGTTTACAGTTTTAGTCGTGATCATGCAATTCCAAAGCACGAATTCTGGACATATGTGGATCCACAATCTGTTTCAAAAGTTCCTAAATATTCTGTCCTATTAAGTATGGCAGTATCTTATCTATTAGGTATATTGGCACTATTTTCTACTGCGGCATTTAATGCATTCATTGGTGCAGCAGTATTGTGTTTATGTTCTGCCACAGTCTTACCTCtagtattagtattatttacaagaagaagaatattaCGCAATGCACCAATCAAGATACATTATAAATTAGGTTGGATTGTTAATATCACATCTATTGTATGGTTGCTATTATCAATGGGATCTGTATGTTTACCTTCTCAAGTGCCAGTAACAGTAAGAACAATGAACTACGCACTGATTGTTTATGTTGCTTGTTTAATCGCAATaactatattatatttccGTTGGGGGAAATATCACTTCACGTTACCTTTAGTTGATGAGGATTATAAGAACCTGACGTCAATCATGGAGAGTGCAACTTCATCTAATTTTCCTACTAATTTTgcattttctaaaaaaaatgatgatcAAACTTCTACTCCAGAGACTGTATTTGATGCAGACGTTGAATTAGAAATGGGTATGAGTTCATCAAGAAATAGTATTTCTAAAGAACCATTAGATTCCTACGACGTTACAACAGGAGGATTATCTATGCCTACATTGATAAGATCAACAAGTCCCCATGTGGATACCAACATATTTGATAGCACCGATGAATTTGACCTAGGAACTTCTCCTAGATCTGCTACTATGTCtacaaaagaaatattaggCGACCAACAGCGTGATAATCCGTTCGATGAAAGACAACAATCATGA
- the SNU114 gene encoding U5 snRNP GTPase SNU114 (similar to Saccharomyces cerevisiae SNU114 (YKL173W); ancestral locus Anc_1.174) encodes MDEDLYDEFGNLIGQDAFDSDSASDLEETERHFNQSQESSDKEFDDDGNYLDNEIENSKALVSGALGTVYDSDVEVLSESEDRQSKDQPIVEPINDVNAHLKHLVYTRSNNDIPKMRYDPEYFLGTLHAPERVRNISVVGPLHSGKTSLVDLLVLDAFKKIPNMSKNVKLGWKPLKYTDNTKLEIDRGISTKLNGISFLATDLNDKSFALNILDTPGHVDFIDEMAVGISACDLAIICIDAVEGFTSIVAKLFDECKNRRKMGVLFVINKIDRLILEMRLPPNEAYLKMKQIVDEINEMSTDIEYCPTKNNVLFASTKLGFTFSIKEFVQYYYSSKLPAEKSQGFCQRLWGDIYFEKGKFSSRRNNSKTPTFVEFILIPLYKIFTNTLANERSTLASLMKSNFNIHLGESDLTLDPQPLLRNILRQIFRSQQGLVDSLVNFDNNLIIDNKLNLSITHKINKTETALLAHALKNIDYGGEEWSLVRIYRGSITKGMKIRVTDSSMVPTNHNDFATNNNLQKQEFDTESILDESTESVVTDIVLLGGRFTTPVSEAFENQIVLIKGIYSSFIKSATITSVQEIRIPLFFPINYISDSVFKVVIEPYNPKELPKLLDGLNKVSKYYPGIKIKIEESGEHIIVGNGELYLDCVLYDLRNNYANMEIKISMPLTIFSESCSSESFASIPVKSSNNMIEISIGVEPLPLNLIKDLSENNISDEELNSNKRQMSKLLRTKYDWDSLEARNVWTFNNCNAFIDDTLEDETDKDKINTYKKQIIQGFHWAIREGPLAEEPIYGVKFKLLKLMIDDESQDTALISTQIIPLIRKACYVGLLTGKPTVLEPIYEVQVITKSNLIPIVEEVIRKRRGGRIYRNNNIGGSPLSEIKAQIPVIDSIGFEVDLRLATRGGAMCQLHFWNKIWREVPGNVMDKDAPIPKLKPAPYNSLARDFVMKTRRRKGLTNGGFMSNDGPTLESYIASDLYEQLVEGELV; translated from the coding sequence ATGGATGAAGATTTGTATGATGAGTTTGGTAATCTAATTGGTCAAGACGCCTTCGATTCTGATTCAGCTTCTGATCTTGAAGAGACAGAAAGACATTTTAATCAATCACAAGAGTCTTCTGATAAGgaatttgatgatgatggtaACTATCTCGATAatgaaatagaaaattcaaaagcTTTAGTTTCAGGTGCTCTAGGCACAGTGTACGACAGTGACGTCGAAGTTCTATCAGAATCCGAAGATAGACAATCTAAGGATCAACCAATTGTTGAACCAATAAATGACGTAAATGCTCACCTGAAGCATTTAGTATACACTAGATCAAACAATGATATACCTAAAATGCGGTACGATCCTGAATACTTCCTTGGAACCTTACATGCACCCGAAAGAGTTAGAAACATTTCAGTAGTTGGACCATTGCATTCTGGTAAAACTTCTTTAGTAGATTTATTAGTGCTTGAtgcatttaaaaaaataccgAATATGAGTAAGAATGTTAAGTTAGGATGGAAACCATTAAAATATACTGATAATACAAAATTGGAAATTGATAGGGGGATTTCTACAAAACTGAATGGTATTTCTTTCTTAGCTACAGATCTAAACGATAAATCTTTtgctttaaatattttagataCTCCTGGGCATGTCGATTTTATTGATGAAATGGCAGTGGGGATATCAGCATGTGATCTTGCAATTATTTGTATAGATGCGGTTGAAGGATTTACTTCAATAGTtgctaaattatttgatgagtgtaaaaatagaagaaaaatgggagttttatttgttatcaataaaattgaCAGATTAATACTAGAAATGAGATTACCGCCTAATGAGgcttatttaaaaatgaagcAAATTGTTGACGAAATCAATGAGATGTCAACCGATATAGAATATTGCCCTACAAAGAATAATGTATTATTTGCATCAACTAAATTAGGTTTcacattttcaataaaagaatttgtccagtattattattcatcaAAGCTACCGGCTGAAAAATCACAAGGATTTTGTCAAAGACTATGGGgagatatatattttgaaaaaggtAAGTTTAGTTCCCgaagaaataattctaaaactCCAACTTTTGTAgaatttattcttatacCACtgtataaaatatttaccaaTACCTTGGCAAATGAAAGGTCAACTTTAGCATCACTTATGAAATCTAACTTCAACATTCATCTAGGTGAATCTGATTTAACACTTGATCCACAACCATTATTGAGAAATATCCTTCGACAAATATTCCGCTCACAACAAGGATTAGTTGATAGTTTGGTAAATTTTGATAACAACTTAatcattgataataaaCTTAATTTATCCATTACacataaaattaataaaactgAAACTGCTTTATTGGCGCATGCactaaaaaatattgattacGGTGGAGAAGAGTGGAGCTTGGTACGTATATACCGTGGTTCGATTACTAAAGGTATGAAAATCCGTGTAACGGATTCTAGTATGGTCCCAACTAATCATAATGACTTTGCTACGAATAATAACCTGCAGAAACAAGAATTTGATACTGAAAGCATACTTGATGAATCTACAGAATCTGTAGTTACAGATATTGTATTACTGGGTGGAAGGTTTACTACGCCAGTCTCTGAGGCTTTTGAAAACCAAATCGTTCTAATTAAAGGCATTTACTCGTCATTCATTAAATCTGCCACAATAACAAGTGTGCAAGAAATTAGGATTCCGTTATTTTTCCCAATAAATTACATAAGTGATTCTGTGTTTAAAGTTGTTATTGAACCATATAATCCAAAAGAACTTCcgaaattattagatggTTTAAATAAGGTATCCAAGTATTATCCCggtattaaaattaaaatagaagAGTCTGGTGAACATATTATAGTAGGTAATGGTGAATTGTACTTAGATTGCGTCTTATAtgatttaagaaataattatgCCAATATggaaatcaaaatatctaTGCCTTTAACTATATTTTCAGAAAGCTGCTCATCTGAATCATTTGCATCTATACCAGTGaaatcatcaaataatatgatCGAGATTAGTATTGGTGTTGAACCCTTGccattaaatttaattaaagatttaagTGAGAATAACATTTCAGACGAAGAGTTAAATTCCAATAAGAGACAAATGTCGAAACTTTTGAGAACCAAATACGATTGGGACTCTCTAGAGGCAAGAAATGTTTGgacttttaataattgtaatgCATTTATTGATGATACATTAGAGGATGAAACAGATAAAGATAAGATCAATACGTATaagaaacaaataatacagGGGTTTCATTGGGCTATAAGAGAAGGACCTTTGGCAGAAGAACCTATTTATGGTGTTAAATTTAAgctattaaaattgatgataGATGATGAAAGTCAAGATACAGCCCTTATCTCTACCCAAATTATTCCATTAATTCGTAAAGCATGTTATGTTGGTCTATTGACTGGTAAACCAACCGTATTAGAACCGATTTATGAAGTTCAAGTTATTACAAAGAGTAATCTAATACCCATTGTTGAAGAAGTAATTAGAAAAAGACGTGGTGGCCGTATATACCGTAACAATAACATTGGTGGATCACCATTGAGTGAAATTAAGGCTCAAATCCCTGTCATCGATTCAATTGGATTTGAAGTTGACCTAAGGTTGGCTACAAGAGGTGGAGCAATGTGTCAGTTGCATTTCTGGAATAAAATTTGGAGGGAAGTTCCAGGGAATGTTATGGATAAAGACGCACCAATACCGAAATTGAAGCCTGCCCCATATAATAGTCTTGCTCGTGATTTTGTTATGAAGACAAGAAGACGTAAAGGATTAACTAATGGTGGGTTTATGAGTAATGATGGACCAACATTAGAATCATATATTGCTAGCGATCTCTATGAGCAATTAGTAGAGGGTGAATTAGtataa
- the EBP2 gene encoding Ebp2p (similar to Saccharomyces cerevisiae EBP2 (YKL172W); ancestral locus Anc_1.175), with protein MAKGYKLKELLAHQKEVEKQDKIEQEKLSKKNEHLKKAEPKVVNSEDVKKSAIKKAITMEPVKDTEEYESNALSHKEKRKLKKQLKKMSELDTKKEKEEKENIEEQDDDEIEEEDDDEEKRLDLEKLSKSDSESESDDDDEEEDDEEAEKESESAEEEEEEEEVEDVPLSDVEFDSDADVVPHHKLTINNTKAMKNALERIQLPWKKHSFQEHQTITSKSNTDEGIKDIYDDTERELAFYKQSLEAVQEAREELNRLKVPFKRPLDYFAEMVKNDEHMDKIKGKLVQEASEKKAREEARRQRNLKKFGKQVQVATLQKRQIEKRDTLEKIKSLKKKRKHSEIGGEEFNVGIEEAAASEESNNRFKRAKANSKRENKNTKYGFGGMKRFKRKNDAESSMNITGFSQRKMKGKSVRPGKSRRR; from the coding sequence atggCTAAAGgttataaattaaaagagcTACTAGCTCATCAAAAGGAAGTTGAAAAACAAGACAAAATTGAACAGGAAAAGCTTAGCAAGAAAAATGAACATTTAAAGAAAGCTGAGCCAAAAGTTGTTAACAGTGAAGATGTTAAAAAATCAGCAATCAAAAAAGCTATAACTATGGAGCCTGTTAAGGATACCGAAGAGTATGAAAGTAATGCTTTATCTCACAAAGAAAAGAGAAAGTTGAAGAagcaattgaaaaagatgaGTGAATTAGATAccaagaaagaaaaagaagaaaaggaaaatattgaagaacAAGATGAcgatgaaattgaagaagaagatgatgatgaagaaaagagattagatttggaaaaattatccAAGAGTGATTCTGAATCTGAatctgatgatgatgatgaagaagaagacgATGAAGAAGCTGAAAAAGAGTCTGAATCtgctgaagaagaagaagaagaagaagaagtagAAGATGTACCATTATCCGATGTCGAATTTGATTCTGATGCTGATGTGGTTCCACATCACAAATTAACCATCAACAACACTAAGGCAATGAAGAATGCGTTAGAACGTATCCAATTACCATGGAAAAAGCATTCTTTCCAAGAACATCAAACTATTACATCCAAGAGCAATACTGATGAAGgtattaaagatatttatgATGACACTGAAAGAGAATTAGCATTTTATAAACAATCTTTGGAAGCCGTTCAAGAAGCTCGTGAAGAATTGAATAGATTAAAGGTACCATTTAAGAGACCATTAGATTATTTTGCTGAAATGGTAAAGAATGATGAACATATGGACAAGATTAAAGGTAAGCTAGTTCAAGAAGCTAGTGAAAAGAAAGCCCGTGAAGAAGCTAGAAGACAAAGAAACTTAAAGAAATTCGGTAAGCAAGTTCAAGTTGCTACTTTACAGAAGAGACAAATAGAAAAGAGAGATACATTAGAGAAgattaaatctttaaagaaaaagagaaaGCACAGTGAAATTGGTGGAGAAGAATTTAATGTTGGTATTGAAGAAGCTGCCGCAAGTGAGGAAAGTAATAATCGTTTCAAAAGAGCCAAAGCTAATAgtaaaagagaaaataaaaatactaaataTGGTTTTGGTGGTATGAAAAGATTTAAGAGAAAGAATGACGCTGAATCCTCTATGAACATTACTGGTTTTTCACAAAGAAAGATGAAAGGTAAAAGTGTCAGACCAGGTAAGAGTAGAAGACGCTGA